In Rhododendron vialii isolate Sample 1 chromosome 9a, ASM3025357v1, the following are encoded in one genomic region:
- the LOC131301775 gene encoding E3 ubiquitin protein ligase RIE1-like isoform X1: protein MAETSSTAVTEPEATAPLLRPRQESRPTTTLAMLLGRASGRRGPSMLVRETAARQLEERRADWGYSKPVVALDMMWNLAFVVVTVVMMACTTRERPDVPIRVWICGYALQCLVHVVLVWLEYRRRNVSSLRDEEAATGAQSDLRSDGNESEGDEAVGAMGIGTRSRYFSFTKRCESANTMASFLWWIVGFYWVVSGGDMLLQSAPRLYWLAVVFLAFDVFFAIFCVVLACLIGIALCCCLPCIIAILYAVAGQEGASDTDLRVLPKYRYVMSSNEEKAGGGAGRMIPVETSGGYLANERVLLPEDAECCICLSPYEDGAELHALPCNHHFHSTCIVKWLKMNATCPLCKYNILKGHEV from the exons ATGGCGGAGACGTCTTCGACGGCGGTGACCGAACCGGAGGCGACGGCGCCGCTCCTTCGACCGCGCCAGGAGTCGCGGCCGACGACGACGCTGGCGATGCTCCTTGGCCGCGCCTCAGGCAGGCGCGGCCCGTCGATGCTTGTGCGGGAGACCGCGGCGCGCCAGCTGGAGGAGCGCCGCGCCGACTGGGGGTACTCAAAGCCGGTCGTGGCGCTCGACATGATGTGGAACCTGGCCTTCGTGGTGGTGACGGTGGTGATGATGGCTTGTACGACGCGCGAGCGACCGGACGTGCCCATTAGGGTTTGGATCTGCGGGTACGCACTGCAGTGCCTGGTGCATGTGGTTCTGGTGTGGTTGGAGTATAGGAGGAGGAACGTGAGCAGTTTGCGGGACGAGGAGGCGGCGACGGGCGCGCAGTCCGATTTGCGGTCAGACGGGAACGAAAGCGAAGGCGACGAGGCGGTGGGGGCGATGGGGATTGGTACTCGTTCGAG GTATTTCAGTTTTACTAAGCGATGCGAGTCTGCGAATACAATGGCATCATTTCTCTGGTGGATAGTTGGCTTTTATTGGGTAGTCTCTGGTGGTGATATGCTTTTGCAAAGTGCTCCACGCCTGTACTG GTTGGCTGTGGTATTTCTCGCGTTCGATGTGTTCTTTGCCATCTTCTGTGTTGTTTTGGCGTGTTTGATTGGGATCGCTCTTTGTTGCTGCTTGCCCTGCATTATTGCAATTCTTTATGCTGTTGCAGGCCAG GAAGGTGCATCAGACACAGATCTCCGTGTTCTTCCTAAGTACAGATATGTAATGTCTAGCAATGAGGAAAAGGCTGGTGGTGGAGCAGGTAGAATGATTCCTGTTGAAACAAGTGGTGGATACTTGGCGAATGAACGTGTTCTTTTACCTGAGGATGCG GAATGCTGTATATGTCTCAGCCCATATGAGGATGGAGCAGAGCTCCACGCTCTTCCCTGCAACCATCATTTCCACTCTACGTGCATTGTGAAATGGCTTAAGATGAATGCAACGTGCCCGCTCTGCAAATACAACATCCTCAAGGGACATGAAGTTTGA
- the LOC131301775 gene encoding E3 ubiquitin protein ligase RIE1-like isoform X2: protein MAETSSTAVTEPEATAPLLRPRQESRPTTTLAMLLGRASGRRGPSMLVRETAARQLEERRADWGYSKPVVALDMMWNLAFVVVTVVMMACTTRERPDVPIRVWICGYALQCLVHVVLVWLEYRRRNVSSLRDEEAATGAQSDLRSDGNESEGDEAVGAMGIGTRSSFTKRCESANTMASFLWWIVGFYWVVSGGDMLLQSAPRLYWLAVVFLAFDVFFAIFCVVLACLIGIALCCCLPCIIAILYAVAGQEGASDTDLRVLPKYRYVMSSNEEKAGGGAGRMIPVETSGGYLANERVLLPEDAECCICLSPYEDGAELHALPCNHHFHSTCIVKWLKMNATCPLCKYNILKGHEV from the exons ATGGCGGAGACGTCTTCGACGGCGGTGACCGAACCGGAGGCGACGGCGCCGCTCCTTCGACCGCGCCAGGAGTCGCGGCCGACGACGACGCTGGCGATGCTCCTTGGCCGCGCCTCAGGCAGGCGCGGCCCGTCGATGCTTGTGCGGGAGACCGCGGCGCGCCAGCTGGAGGAGCGCCGCGCCGACTGGGGGTACTCAAAGCCGGTCGTGGCGCTCGACATGATGTGGAACCTGGCCTTCGTGGTGGTGACGGTGGTGATGATGGCTTGTACGACGCGCGAGCGACCGGACGTGCCCATTAGGGTTTGGATCTGCGGGTACGCACTGCAGTGCCTGGTGCATGTGGTTCTGGTGTGGTTGGAGTATAGGAGGAGGAACGTGAGCAGTTTGCGGGACGAGGAGGCGGCGACGGGCGCGCAGTCCGATTTGCGGTCAGACGGGAACGAAAGCGAAGGCGACGAGGCGGTGGGGGCGATGGGGATTGGTACTCGTTCGAG TTTTACTAAGCGATGCGAGTCTGCGAATACAATGGCATCATTTCTCTGGTGGATAGTTGGCTTTTATTGGGTAGTCTCTGGTGGTGATATGCTTTTGCAAAGTGCTCCACGCCTGTACTG GTTGGCTGTGGTATTTCTCGCGTTCGATGTGTTCTTTGCCATCTTCTGTGTTGTTTTGGCGTGTTTGATTGGGATCGCTCTTTGTTGCTGCTTGCCCTGCATTATTGCAATTCTTTATGCTGTTGCAGGCCAG GAAGGTGCATCAGACACAGATCTCCGTGTTCTTCCTAAGTACAGATATGTAATGTCTAGCAATGAGGAAAAGGCTGGTGGTGGAGCAGGTAGAATGATTCCTGTTGAAACAAGTGGTGGATACTTGGCGAATGAACGTGTTCTTTTACCTGAGGATGCG GAATGCTGTATATGTCTCAGCCCATATGAGGATGGAGCAGAGCTCCACGCTCTTCCCTGCAACCATCATTTCCACTCTACGTGCATTGTGAAATGGCTTAAGATGAATGCAACGTGCCCGCTCTGCAAATACAACATCCTCAAGGGACATGAAGTTTGA